Below is a window of Stappia sp. DNA.
CGTCCTCGCGCGGCACGAGACCGATGAGCGCCTTGATCAGCGTCGATTTGCCCGCGCCCGAGGGGCCGGCGATGCCGACATGCGTGCCCGGTTCGATGTCAAGGCTGACGCTGGAAAGGGCCGCCGGCGCGCCCGGCCTGTGCCGCACGGTCAGATCGCGACAGGCGACCCGCCCCTGAAGCGGCGGCGGCGCGGCCCCGTCGATGGCCGGGCGCGGGGCCGCCGTCAGAAGCGGGGTGATCATCCGGTACTGAAGCCCCAGCATGGTCGCCTGATTGAAGGCGCCGAGCAGCGCCGATACGGCACCGGCGATGCTGCCGGCGGCCACGACGAGCGCGACCGGCTGGCCACCGGCCGCCACGCCGCCGGCGAGCGCCAGCGCGACGATGGCGGTGAACACCAGCGTGCCCTCGACCGCGCCCTCCAGCGCGGAGGCGGCAGCCCCCACCCGGTCCGCCTTCAGGAACCGGTGGCGCAGGGACACGAAGCCGTCGGTCCAGCGGTCGAACACGCGGCCCTCGGCGGCGGTCGCACGCACCGTGTCGATCATCGACAGGCCCTCGTAGGCGGTGGTCATCCAGCTTTGCGGCGCGACCAGCCCGTGGAGCAGCGCCCGCACCCGCGCGCGGGCGATCAGCGCCCCGCCGGCAACCAGCGCCAGCAGGACGCCGCCCATGAGGGCCGCGCCGGTGCCGGAGGTTCGTCCGATCACGACGACATTCGGCAGGGCGACCAGCAGGCTCGCCGACACGGAGAGCGCGATGCCCCAGCAGCCGCGATGCCAGCGCGCCATCGAGCGGCTGGCGAGCGCGGCGATCGGCGCGGCCGGCAGTCCCTCGCCGCGCGCCGCCGCCGCCTCGCCGATGCGGATCGCCCGGTCGAGCGCGGCCGCCCGCAAAAAGAAGCCGATGCGCCCGTCGAGGCGCAGCTGGGCGATGCCGGCGGCAAAGCGCGTCAACAGATTGGCCGCGAACAGCACCGCAAAGAAGATCATCATGTCGACGAGCAGACCCCGCTCGCCCTCCGGCACCACCGTGTCGAACAGCGGACCGGTCAGCACCGGCAGCAGCGCCACGATCAGGCCGGCGGTCAGCGTGAAGGCGAAGAAGGCGGCGAGATCGCCGCGCCCCTGCATCAGACCGAAGCGCAGGAGCGCCTTGCCGGTGATCGGCGTGTCGGGCAGGGCCGGCAGGACCAGCACCGCATCGGGTTCGAAGTCCTCCAGCGCGAGTTCTGCCACCTTTCGCGGACGCCAGCCGCTTTCCGCGTCCGCCAAGCTCCAGCGCGCGCCGGACCGCGACAGCAGAACGGGATCGCCCGATTGCTCCGCGTCTGCCTTGCGGAAGGCGAGGATCGGCGCCGGCGCCTCGCCGATGCGCTGGTCGGTCAGCCGCACGGCGCGCGGTTGCAGCCCGGCCACCCGGGTCAGCCGCTCGATCGAGGCCATGCGCGCTTCCCCGGGCACCAGCGCGCTGCCCGGGACAAGCGTTCCACCGACGGCCCTGGCCGCCGCGCCCAGCGCCTCGACAAGCGCCGGGTCGGGTTTGGACATGGCCGGTTTCTCGGCCGTCAGCAGCGTTTCGATCCGCCGGGCGGAGGCTGCGAAGAGATCGTCGGTGCCGGTCTGCTGGCTCATGCGACCGCCCTCCCCGGCGTTTCGTCCATCATGGGGGGTTCCGCCGCCGGCGCCAGCGCGACGCCGCCGCGCCCGTCGAGATGCACCACCCGATCGCAGCGCCGCGCCGAGCCGATGCGATGGGTGACGAGCAGCACCGCGGCGCCCGAGCGGCGCAATCCGTCGAGCACCTCTTCCTCCATCAGCGCGTCGAGCGCGCTGGTCGTCTCGTCGAGAACCAGCACGGACGGGCGGCGGGCGAGCGCGCGGGCGAGCGCCAGACGCTGGATCTCGCCGCCGCTCAAACCCGGCCGGTCGGCGGACAGCCGCACGGCGAGCCCGCCGGCGCGGGTCACCATGTCTTGCGCGCCGGCAAGTTCAAGCGCCTCCGTGATCGCCGCGTCGTCGATCGACGGGTCCCACATGGTGATGTTGTCGCGGATCGTGCCGGTCAGCACCGCACTCGACTGGGGCACATATTGCAGCTTGCGGCGCAGCTCGGCGTGCGGCCAGTCGGCGAGCGTCCGGCCGTGGAGGGACACCGTGCCGCCACGCGGCGCCAGAAGGCCGGCGGCGATGCGCGCCAGCGTCGACTTGCCCGCCCCCGAGACGCCGGTGACCGCCGTCAGGCTGCCCGGCGCGAAGTCGAGCGTCACGTCGGCGAAGAGATCCGGCCCCGTGCCGAAGCCGAAACGCACACGCTCGAGGCACAGCCCCGCGCCGTCGCGGACCGTTGCGGATGCGGCATCGCTGTCGCGGCGGATCAGCGGGTCGCGCGGGTGGTTGGTCAGATCCTCCAGTCGCAGGATCGCCCCCGCCGCTTCCTGGAGCGCGCAGTAATGCGCGGCGATGGCGGCGATGGGCGCGGCGACAAGACCGGCCAGTACCTGCAGCGCCAGCAGTCCGCCGAGCGCCAGATCGCCGGACATGACCCGCATCGCCCCGACGCCCAGCACGCACATGGAGATCAGCAGCGTCGCGG
It encodes the following:
- a CDS encoding ATP-binding cassette domain-containing protein; the protein is MSQQTGTDDLFAASARRIETLLTAEKPAMSKPDPALVEALGAAARAVGGTLVPGSALVPGEARMASIERLTRVAGLQPRAVRLTDQRIGEAPAPILAFRKADAEQSGDPVLLSRSGARWSLADAESGWRPRKVAELALEDFEPDAVLVLPALPDTPITGKALLRFGLMQGRGDLAAFFAFTLTAGLIVALLPVLTGPLFDTVVPEGERGLLVDMMIFFAVLFAANLLTRFAAGIAQLRLDGRIGFFLRAAALDRAIRIGEAAAARGEGLPAAPIAALASRSMARWHRGCWGIALSVSASLLVALPNVVVIGRTSGTGAALMGGVLLALVAGGALIARARVRALLHGLVAPQSWMTTAYEGLSMIDTVRATAAEGRVFDRWTDGFVSLRHRFLKADRVGAAASALEGAVEGTLVFTAIVALALAGGVAAGGQPVALVVAAGSIAGAVSALLGAFNQATMLGLQYRMITPLLTAAPRPAIDGAAPPPLQGRVACRDLTVRHRPGAPAALSSVSLDIEPGTHVGIAGPSGAGKSTLIKALIGLVPREDGKIWFDGIDLDGLDDRALRRQVGIVGQGGRLFPGTLFDNIAAGTDLTLDEARTALKRAGLARDVAALPLGLGTPIGDTDCGFSGGQIQRILLARAFAGHPRLLILDEATSALDPALQAQIAWAVDEMDVTTLSIAHRLETLRNCDRILVLEAGRIVEDGAYADLCARGGLFARLVDAQAAA